The following are encoded together in the Ictidomys tridecemlineatus isolate mIctTri1 chromosome X, mIctTri1.hap1, whole genome shotgun sequence genome:
- the CXHXorf58 gene encoding uncharacterized protein CXorf58 homolog isoform X3 codes for MDKVIFQLLKHTVCAAEHYVTYEILKKVSPLEAELIKDPSMKCKVRFRFSGERFPPFIVFKIFLHTEGRGYKYFSGKNLLQPSNEAMVDACKIMGKKKFYQQIMEDEHIFQKFKVTDHVDIVTMQDYMQYSSLLDETPASSGGRNNHWRRLNLENIPRTMMIYDIVDYAESGVISNRLQKEMKYLLQRPRTEEMRQHQLKIVSQVRCPSFAIMQPLLQPYQQQSEMKPLGRRSKQARMKVEKMRKAYKMAKNMNASEVTELQKNAASAKKRETIIIPTPSFDIVKVNESTSDSELEKEEKELFAWYQDLHIDYSPSC; via the exons GAACATTATGTGACATATGAAATTCTGAAGAAAGTGAGCCCCTTAGAGGCTGAACTTATTAAAGATCCTAGCATGAAGTGTAAAGTCAGATTCAG ATTTAGTGGTGAAAGGTTTCCACCTTTTAtcgtttttaaaatttttctgcatacTGAAGGCCGTGGTTACAAGTATTTCAGTGGAAAAAATTTATTACAGCCATCAAATGAG GCAATGGTTGATGCTTGCAAGATAAtggggaaaaagaaattttatcaaCAAATTATGGAAGATGAACATATTTTCCAGAAGTTCAAAGTAACTGATCATGTAGATATTGTGACCATGCAAGATTACATGCAG TATTCCAGTCTCCTGGATGAGACCCCTGCGTCATCTGGTGGCAGGAATAACCACTGGCGAAGATTAAACCTCGAAAACATTCCCAGGACAATGATGATTTATGACATAGTTGATTATGCAGAGTCTGGAGTAATCTCAAACCgtttacaaaaagaaatgaagtatctGTTACAGAGACCACGGACAGAAGAGATGCGTCAGCACCAGCTAAAGATTGTTTCTCAAGTTAG GTGCCCATCCTTTGCAATTATGCAGCCTTTATTACAGCCCTACCAGCAGCAAAGTGAAATGAAACCTCTAGGTCGTCGATCCAAGCAAGCTCGAATGAAAgttgaaaaaatgagaaaagcttATAAGATGGCTAAAAACATGAATGCTTCTGAGGTGACC GAACTGCAAAAGAATGCAGCAAGTGCAAAGAAACGAGAGACAATCATCATCCCTACCCCTTCTTTTGACATTGTGAAAGTTAATGAATCTACATCAGATAGTgaattggaaaaagaagaaaaggaattatTTGCCTGGTATCAAGACTTGCATATTGATTATTCTCCCTCATGTTGA